A window of the bacterium genome harbors these coding sequences:
- a CDS encoding carbohydrate ABC transporter permease → MAIVGSERRSLARYLVLGLLFFLYGIPILYLVVTSFKAASEIPVTPAAVVFTPLLDSVRAVWDDALWTAAKNSAYIAFGTAIVVVGLATPAAYGLARMRSGRILSFLLFSLIVLQMVPQANSVIPLLRVLVRLDLLGSRLGIIFALSALLLPFAVIILRPFFASLPPETIEAARLDGASELAVFYRIAIPLARNGIATIAVLVWILGWGEFLYSVSFLPKTDLLPMSALMSLQVSSEGVRWGPLMALAMFTALPIVAVFIATQRLLATGLTLGAVK, encoded by the coding sequence ATGGCCATCGTCGGCTCCGAGCGTAGGTCCCTGGCGAGGTACCTGGTGCTCGGCCTGCTGTTCTTCCTGTACGGCATTCCGATCCTGTACCTGGTCGTCACGTCGTTCAAAGCCGCCTCGGAGATACCGGTGACTCCGGCGGCGGTGGTCTTCACGCCGTTGCTGGACTCCGTTCGGGCTGTGTGGGATGACGCCCTCTGGACCGCGGCGAAGAACTCCGCCTATATCGCGTTCGGTACGGCCATCGTCGTGGTGGGACTGGCGACGCCCGCCGCGTACGGCTTGGCACGCATGCGCAGCGGCCGGATCCTGTCGTTCCTTCTCTTCAGCCTGATCGTTCTCCAGATGGTGCCGCAGGCGAACTCGGTGATCCCGCTTCTCCGAGTCCTCGTGAGGCTCGACCTTCTCGGGAGCAGGCTGGGGATTATTTTCGCGCTCAGCGCGCTGCTCCTGCCTTTCGCGGTCATCATCCTCCGGCCTTTCTTCGCATCGCTCCCGCCCGAGACCATCGAGGCTGCCCGACTCGATGGCGCCTCGGAACTGGCCGTCTTCTATCGAATCGCAATCCCGCTGGCGCGCAACGGCATCGCCACCATCGCCGTTCTCGTCTGGATCCTGGGCTGGGGCGAGTTCCTCTACTCGGTCAGCTTCCTCCCGAAGACCGATCTCCTACCGATGTCGGCCCTGATGAGCCTGCAGGTCTCCTCCGAAGGTGTGCGCTGGGGTCCCTTGATGGCGCTGGCGATGTTCACCGCCCTTCCGATCGTGGCGGTCTTCATCGCCACCCAGCGGCTGCTGGCCACGGGACTCACGCTCGGGGCGGTGAAGTAG
- a CDS encoding restriction endonuclease codes for MADIHDFEATFDRDTKTWMVYAVLRDHQWHCRECEYAHIGITQIAGGSGIQGLQRGTKSRPGLLIDSDNHLCTDCGRTTRHDRWQGNFARAIPSSSMPVGFVQRAVRLLHSRDVVELTERSTNQLTVDHKLPQMRWSPAEQQRQTDYSGMNDEEIRERFQLLKKSNGSVSHNLLKSRACERCFKSGQRGTPFGIRFFYSGDGSWAPPDKRDASGCVGCGWYDFDKWRSALNRTLRDADS; via the coding sequence ATGGCTGACATCCATGACTTCGAGGCCACCTTTGACCGCGATACGAAGACGTGGATGGTGTACGCGGTGCTCCGCGATCATCAATGGCACTGCCGTGAGTGCGAGTATGCTCATATCGGCATCACTCAGATCGCGGGCGGTTCCGGCATCCAGGGACTGCAACGCGGCACGAAATCGCGGCCCGGTCTGCTCATCGACAGCGACAACCACCTGTGCACAGACTGCGGACGCACGACGCGCCACGACCGTTGGCAGGGCAACTTCGCTCGAGCGATTCCGAGTTCGTCAATGCCGGTCGGGTTCGTACAACGTGCTGTTCGACTTCTCCACTCCCGTGACGTCGTGGAGTTGACCGAGCGATCCACGAATCAGCTGACCGTTGATCACAAACTGCCGCAGATGCGCTGGAGTCCGGCAGAACAACAGCGGCAGACAGACTACAGCGGCATGAACGATGAAGAGATCCGCGAACGCTTCCAGCTGCTGAAGAAGTCGAATGGCAGCGTGAGCCACAATTTGCTCAAGTCACGAGCGTGTGAGCGTTGCTTCAAGTCGGGACAGCGTGGCACGCCCTTCGGGATCCGCTTCTTCTACTCCGGTGACGGCTCGTGGGCGCCACCGGACAAGCGGGATGCATCCGGCTGCGTCGGATGTGGTTGGTATGACTTCGACAAGTGGCGCAGTGCGCTCAACAGGACACTACGAGACGCAGACTCATGA
- a CDS encoding FadR/GntR family transcriptional regulator, with protein MTNATPMLTGAEDGFQRSPKLADRAVQVVGQRLVASEDAEATTMPSESELAAAFAVSRTVAREVVQTLARLGMVDVSQGKRMKVRPREDWDYLNPTLLEFFDDPEEVRHILTELHETRVLIEPAVAERAALLADDDQRRALAAEVEEMRGLLDDAPAFVRHDVAFHAILADAAQNRFIRRIVQTSRELLLVSHMKTTTMAHTLSTALEHHSRICEAVLDRDPERARREMEIHLDFGLQFWLGTIS; from the coding sequence GTGACGAATGCAACACCGATGCTGACCGGCGCCGAAGACGGTTTCCAGCGCTCCCCGAAGCTGGCCGACCGCGCCGTACAGGTCGTTGGTCAGCGACTGGTCGCCTCGGAGGACGCCGAGGCCACGACGATGCCGTCGGAGAGCGAACTGGCGGCGGCCTTTGCCGTCTCGCGTACCGTCGCTCGCGAGGTCGTCCAGACCCTGGCGCGGCTGGGCATGGTCGACGTCTCTCAGGGCAAGCGGATGAAGGTCCGACCTCGCGAGGATTGGGACTACCTCAATCCGACGCTGCTGGAGTTCTTCGACGATCCCGAGGAAGTTCGCCACATCCTCACGGAGTTGCACGAGACCCGGGTGCTCATCGAGCCGGCGGTTGCCGAGCGCGCCGCACTCCTGGCCGACGACGACCAGCGCAGGGCGCTCGCAGCCGAGGTGGAGGAGATGCGCGGCCTGCTGGACGATGCCCCGGCTTTCGTGCGTCACGATGTGGCGTTCCACGCGATCCTGGCGGACGCCGCCCAGAACCGCTTCATCCGGCGCATCGTCCAGACCAGCCGGGAGCTGCTGCTCGTCAGCCACATGAAGACCACCACCATGGCCCACACGCTCTCGACTGCACTCGAGCACCACTCGCGGATCTGCGAGGCGGTGCTCGACCGCGATCCGGAGCGGGCACGACGCGAGATGGAGATACATCTCGATTTCGGGCTGCAATTCTGGCTCGGAACGATCTCCTGA
- a CDS encoding cytidine deaminase has translation MSDPTETQRPTAELSAEDRELIDAATGVMERAYNPHSGWHVGAAVRTGDGGIFTGSFFEHATMGQTICAEPAAFIAANMAGHRDIVAVATVGAPGGEDGDEPCTPCGRCRQTIHEFSLRLGRPIRILCANRSHSHLLVTDSATLLPHAFSPPNAEGT, from the coding sequence ATGTCCGACCCAACGGAGACCCAACGCCCCACTGCCGAACTCAGCGCGGAGGATCGCGAACTCATCGATGCCGCCACAGGTGTGATGGAGCGGGCGTACAACCCCCATTCCGGTTGGCATGTTGGCGCTGCGGTTCGCACCGGCGACGGCGGGATCTTCACCGGCTCGTTCTTCGAGCACGCCACCATGGGGCAGACGATCTGCGCCGAGCCGGCGGCGTTCATCGCCGCGAACATGGCGGGGCACCGCGACATCGTCGCGGTCGCGACGGTCGGCGCCCCCGGCGGGGAGGACGGCGACGAGCCGTGCACCCCCTGCGGCCGCTGCCGCCAGACCATCCATGAGTTCTCTCTGCGGCTCGGTCGACCCATCCGGATCCTGTGCGCGAACCGCAGCCATTCCCATCTCCTCGTGACCGACTCGGCCACGCTTCTCCCCCACGCATTCAGCCCGCCGAACGCCGAGGGCACGTGA
- a CDS encoding SDR family NAD(P)-dependent oxidoreductase, giving the protein MPRHLDQRTALVTGAASGIGRACAVRLAEEGQRVAAADLQTDLLEQIADDVASIHTLDVTDFAAVQATVAEIGRVDVVVNSAGIIGPQLPIWEVPLEGWEKTLAVNLTGTFNTIKATMGGMRARGWGRIVNIASIAGKEGNPNMVAYSASKAAVIGLTKSVGKEACTDGVLVNAVAPAVISTPMNADTEPEVMEYMISKIPMGRLGLVDEVAELVSWLSSDACSFSTAAVYDISGGRATY; this is encoded by the coding sequence ATGCCCAGGCATCTCGACCAACGGACCGCGCTCGTGACCGGCGCCGCCAGCGGCATCGGCCGGGCTTGCGCCGTACGGCTGGCCGAAGAGGGGCAGCGCGTCGCCGCCGCCGACCTGCAGACCGATCTCCTCGAGCAAATCGCCGACGACGTGGCCAGCATCCACACTCTCGACGTCACCGATTTCGCCGCGGTGCAGGCCACGGTGGCCGAGATCGGTCGCGTGGACGTGGTGGTGAACAGCGCCGGCATCATCGGTCCGCAGCTGCCCATCTGGGAGGTGCCGCTGGAGGGCTGGGAGAAGACACTGGCGGTGAACCTCACCGGAACCTTCAACACCATCAAGGCCACGATGGGTGGCATGCGGGCGCGGGGCTGGGGCCGCATCGTGAACATAGCCAGCATCGCCGGCAAGGAGGGCAACCCGAACATGGTGGCCTACTCGGCCAGCAAGGCCGCCGTGATCGGCCTCACCAAGTCGGTCGGCAAGGAGGCCTGCACCGACGGTGTGCTCGTCAACGCCGTGGCGCCCGCGGTCATCTCCACGCCCATGAACGCCGACACCGAGCCCGAGGTGATGGAATACATGATCTCGAAGATCCCCATGGGGCGCCTCGGCCTCGTCGACGAGGTGGCCGAACTCGTCTCGTGGCTGTCCTCGGACGCGTGCAGCTTCTCGACGGCCGCCGTCTACGACATCTCCGGGGGCCGGGCCACCTACTGA
- a CDS encoding extracellular solute-binding protein, with protein sequence MATPDNPSDREDDLVVWHYFNNEGPLDSINAGIDRFRAAYPNVNLSVEVFPYGDFTGKVLTSAAAQTGPDFMFYNWADQVSLLEVNALRPIDPYWATYADADQVPDSGVNRVGDEIYSVRVYGNLIALWYNADLLAELGAEPPTSMDDMEAIMRQAADAGYKGIASGFNIPLLGWWTGMPYVFAECGDLTMSDEAVVRAAIERPVRWVTEGLMTPEVVTYDQSGAVSQFLTGEYVFATAGNWDLTRIVDSADFTLANIPMPGATCDGGVYVSGEGFSIGAFGESPELGFEFARLAIMDAEAQENFLNLAGSIPSHPALFDSPAVQENPLLGAYLLAASSFGKKAPSTLGENEASALFGETLIGAMAGDISVDEAVDIIVSETPGILAQDN encoded by the coding sequence GTGGCCACACCGGACAACCCTTCGGACCGCGAGGATGACCTCGTTGTGTGGCACTACTTCAACAACGAGGGTCCGCTTGACTCCATCAACGCAGGCATCGATCGTTTCCGGGCCGCATACCCCAACGTCAACCTCTCGGTGGAGGTCTTCCCCTACGGGGACTTCACCGGGAAGGTGCTCACCTCGGCCGCAGCCCAGACCGGGCCGGACTTCATGTTCTACAACTGGGCCGACCAGGTTTCGCTCCTCGAGGTGAACGCCCTCCGGCCGATCGATCCGTACTGGGCAACGTACGCCGATGCCGACCAGGTGCCTGACTCGGGCGTCAACCGGGTTGGCGACGAGATCTACTCGGTTCGTGTCTACGGCAACCTGATTGCGTTGTGGTACAACGCCGATCTCCTGGCGGAACTCGGCGCCGAGCCGCCCACGTCCATGGACGACATGGAAGCGATCATGCGGCAGGCTGCCGACGCCGGCTACAAGGGAATAGCCTCAGGATTCAACATTCCGCTTCTGGGCTGGTGGACCGGCATGCCGTACGTGTTCGCCGAGTGCGGTGACCTGACCATGAGCGACGAGGCCGTGGTCCGAGCCGCCATCGAGCGCCCTGTGCGCTGGGTCACCGAAGGCCTCATGACGCCCGAGGTGGTGACCTACGACCAGTCCGGCGCGGTCAGCCAGTTCCTGACGGGCGAGTACGTATTCGCCACGGCGGGCAACTGGGACCTCACTCGCATCGTCGACAGCGCTGACTTCACCCTGGCCAACATTCCGATGCCCGGCGCCACCTGCGACGGAGGCGTGTACGTCTCCGGCGAGGGGTTCAGCATCGGCGCCTTCGGCGAGAGTCCCGAGCTCGGCTTCGAGTTCGCCCGACTGGCGATCATGGACGCCGAGGCGCAGGAGAACTTCCTCAACCTGGCGGGGAGCATCCCGAGCCATCCGGCTCTCTTCGACAGCCCAGCCGTGCAGGAGAACCCACTGCTCGGCGCCTACCTGCTGGCTGCGTCGTCGTTCGGGAAGAAGGCTCCGTCCACGCTTGGCGAGAACGAAGCCTCTGCCCTGTTCGGCGAGACGCTGATCGGCGCCATGGCCGGCGACATCAGCGTGGACGAAGCCGTCGACATCATCGTCTCCGAGACACCGGGGATCCTTGCCCAGGACAACTGA
- a CDS encoding sugar ABC transporter permease: protein MPRRRARRETVAGAATLPALAFLAVFAVLPLYEMVSMAFGEVGFAEVVTGEWEHTTSNFRDLPESRGFLDALENTLVFVAIVVVASIALGLATAHVIRLERLSRRTLQTMMVFAWALPPIISGSVWKFILSGNGVANALLGLVGVDRQLWLADPGKSLYSVAFVTAWQAVPFAALVLKAALLDVPPEQVEAAAVDGATRRHVFVHVTLPHLKPVLVVLTVLITVYAFRSFDLLFVMTQGGPGTSSTTLPFLAWRRAFEFGHFGEGAALACISSAFIVAAAAYYSRVSRRLDEG from the coding sequence ATGCCCCGCCGTCGTGCTCGCCGAGAGACCGTCGCCGGGGCAGCGACACTCCCGGCGCTCGCCTTCCTCGCCGTCTTCGCCGTGCTCCCGCTGTACGAGATGGTCAGCATGGCGTTCGGCGAGGTCGGTTTTGCCGAGGTGGTCACCGGCGAGTGGGAGCACACCACCAGCAACTTCAGGGACCTTCCCGAGAGCCGCGGATTCTTGGATGCGCTCGAGAACACGCTCGTGTTCGTCGCAATAGTGGTCGTCGCAAGCATCGCACTCGGCCTTGCCACGGCTCACGTCATCCGCCTCGAGCGACTCAGCCGGCGCACGCTGCAGACGATGATGGTGTTCGCCTGGGCGCTGCCCCCGATCATCAGCGGAAGCGTGTGGAAGTTCATCCTGTCCGGCAACGGCGTCGCCAACGCGCTGCTCGGCCTCGTCGGGGTGGATCGCCAGCTCTGGCTCGCCGATCCCGGCAAGTCTCTCTACTCGGTCGCCTTCGTCACCGCGTGGCAGGCCGTTCCCTTCGCCGCGCTGGTGCTGAAGGCCGCACTCCTCGACGTCCCTCCCGAACAGGTCGAGGCGGCCGCGGTCGATGGAGCGACGAGGCGGCACGTCTTCGTGCACGTCACACTTCCCCATCTGAAGCCCGTACTGGTGGTCCTCACCGTACTCATCACGGTGTATGCGTTCCGTAGCTTCGACCTCTTGTTCGTGATGACCCAGGGTGGGCCCGGCACCTCATCGACGACCCTGCCGTTCCTTGCCTGGCGAAGAGCGTTCGAGTTCGGGCACTTCGGCGAGGGTGCCGCGCTGGCGTGCATCTCCTCTGCCTTCATCGTCGCCGCGGCGGCGTACTACTCGCGAGTGAGCCGTCGGCTCGACGAGGGGTAG
- a CDS encoding uracil-DNA glycosylase has translation MTYRLRDAVQEVLAGWPTDLDAAWRPILGDTALGFEDIDPSLELNVGEPVFPPRRHQTLLGAPPGAHMFKAFDGVDPAGVRCVVVGQDPHPSVGQATGVGFEFGQLASWHALDAPVAHELSRLLTRTLFQLIVADRSGDPGYAASINDWHRARDDFGAGHGAIEPMEGLVDIWKAQGVLLLNTSLTLTRFSLDIDPHYSRGHRPLWAPLLRRLLDYLLGRDQALVVISFGTLADAALRALLPAAVLASDGSVAYLDYPHPAEGDELLRRGNPLTVCNLRLAERGLQPIRW, from the coding sequence GTGACCTACCGGCTGCGCGATGCGGTGCAGGAGGTACTGGCGGGATGGCCGACTGACCTCGACGCGGCCTGGCGCCCCATCCTCGGCGACACCGCATTGGGATTCGAGGACATCGATCCTTCGCTCGAACTCAATGTCGGGGAGCCGGTCTTCCCGCCGCGGCGTCACCAGACCCTGCTCGGAGCGCCACCTGGCGCCCACATGTTCAAGGCTTTCGATGGCGTGGATCCGGCCGGTGTCCGCTGCGTCGTGGTGGGCCAGGATCCGCATCCGTCCGTCGGCCAGGCGACCGGCGTCGGGTTCGAGTTCGGCCAACTCGCCTCATGGCACGCACTCGACGCACCCGTCGCGCACGAACTCTCGCGTCTGCTGACGCGGACACTGTTCCAACTGATCGTCGCAGATCGCAGCGGTGATCCGGGCTACGCCGCATCGATCAATGACTGGCACAGGGCCCGCGACGATTTCGGCGCCGGCCACGGAGCAATCGAGCCGATGGAGGGTCTGGTCGATATCTGGAAGGCACAGGGCGTGCTCCTGCTCAATACCTCCCTGACCCTGACCCGATTCTCGCTGGACATCGATCCCCACTATTCCCGGGGGCACCGACCGCTGTGGGCGCCACTGCTCCGGCGTCTTCTCGACTACCTGCTGGGGCGGGACCAGGCCCTGGTGGTCATCAGCTTCGGAACGCTTGCCGATGCGGCCCTGCGAGCACTGCTGCCCGCCGCCGTCCTCGCCTCCGATGGCAGCGTGGCCTACCTGGATTACCCCCACCCCGCCGAAGGCGACGAACTCCTGCGGCGAGGGAATCCACTCACCGTGTGCAACCTCCGCCTTGCCGAGCGGGGGCTGCAACCGATCCGCTGGTAG
- a CDS encoding aldo/keto reductase, with protein MRTRPVGRTALRVTELGFGGAGLGELFELVSEPDAQATLEAAWSAGVRYFDTAPWYGHGLSEHRIGHFLRQKSRADYVLSTKAGRVYTAKGRESTFDGAPWVGGLDFELRFDYTRSGILRSYEDSLQRFGISRVDILNVHDLDPLYHGEEGVAGRLDELDAGGGFGALEELKSAGVIGAIGAGINELGMIPRFLERFDLDLFVVAMPYTLLDQEALDVELPACSARGVGVVVGAPFASGVLATGPNAEAKYAYATPPTEVTARVERMRGIAAAFGVSLIGAALQFPLGHPSVCAVIPGATAAHQVIQNTDAFARAIPPDFWKALRDQGLIRADAPLPA; from the coding sequence ATGAGGACGAGACCGGTCGGCAGGACCGCACTGCGGGTCACCGAACTCGGCTTCGGGGGCGCCGGGCTGGGTGAACTCTTCGAACTCGTGTCCGAGCCCGACGCCCAGGCCACGCTGGAGGCGGCGTGGAGCGCCGGGGTTCGCTACTTCGACACCGCGCCGTGGTACGGCCACGGTCTCAGCGAGCATCGCATCGGACACTTCCTCCGCCAGAAGAGCCGCGCCGATTACGTCCTGTCCACCAAGGCCGGTCGGGTCTACACCGCGAAGGGCCGGGAGTCGACCTTCGACGGGGCGCCATGGGTGGGCGGGCTGGATTTCGAACTGCGGTTCGACTACACCCGCAGCGGCATTCTGAGGTCCTACGAGGACAGCCTGCAACGATTCGGCATCAGCCGGGTGGACATCCTCAACGTCCACGATCTCGACCCCCTGTACCACGGCGAGGAAGGGGTCGCCGGCCGGCTGGACGAACTCGATGCGGGGGGCGGGTTCGGTGCCCTCGAGGAGTTGAAGTCGGCCGGTGTGATCGGCGCAATCGGCGCCGGGATCAACGAGCTGGGGATGATTCCGAGATTCCTGGAGCGATTCGACCTCGACCTGTTCGTGGTGGCGATGCCCTATACCCTGCTCGACCAGGAAGCCTTGGACGTCGAACTCCCGGCATGCTCGGCACGCGGGGTCGGCGTCGTGGTCGGCGCCCCGTTCGCCTCAGGGGTGCTGGCGACCGGCCCGAACGCCGAGGCCAAGTATGCCTACGCGACCCCTCCCACCGAGGTGACGGCGCGTGTCGAGCGGATGCGAGGTATCGCCGCCGCATTCGGCGTCAGCCTCATCGGCGCTGCCTTGCAGTTCCCACTCGGCCATCCCTCCGTGTGCGCGGTCATCCCCGGTGCCACGGCCGCCCATCAGGTCATCCAGAACACCGACGCCTTCGCCCGTGCCATCCCCCCTGACTTCTGGAAGGCTCTGCGGGACCAGGGCCTGATCCGCGCTGACGCGCCGCTTCCCGCCTAG
- a CDS encoding SMP-30/gluconolactonase/LRE family protein, translating into MVVELHAEQVTDSITWHGEGPTPLDEGSTFAWLDMLAGDVLIRAFPDGAIDRYPVHPDVVSVVRPRLAGGLVVTTERDVVTYPDGLAGSSSVLATLPLPEGVRLNDGGCDARGRLWIGSMAYDVTPGAGELYVVDEGGSFESVLTGLTISNGLAFTADGAQAYFIDSTTLAVDRLVLGDDGSVESRQVWATVKEGSGLPDGLTLDDAGGVWVALFGGGTVLRFDAGGELDTIVRLPVSQPTACSFLGTTGRLLITTSRYGLATDAELPAGSLFAVETPHRGLAPHPFGSR; encoded by the coding sequence ATGGTTGTAGAGCTTCACGCTGAGCAGGTGACGGACTCCATTACCTGGCACGGCGAGGGGCCCACGCCGCTGGACGAGGGATCGACGTTCGCCTGGTTGGACATGCTGGCAGGTGATGTGCTCATCCGAGCTTTCCCGGACGGCGCCATCGATCGGTACCCGGTCCACCCGGACGTCGTCTCCGTGGTGCGACCGCGTCTGGCCGGTGGGCTGGTCGTGACCACCGAACGTGACGTGGTCACCTATCCCGACGGCCTGGCTGGGTCGAGCAGCGTCCTGGCGACCCTCCCATTGCCTGAGGGGGTGCGACTCAACGATGGCGGTTGCGACGCGCGGGGCAGGCTGTGGATCGGCTCGATGGCATACGACGTCACGCCGGGAGCCGGCGAACTCTACGTGGTCGACGAGGGCGGTTCGTTCGAGAGCGTGCTCACCGGTCTCACGATCTCCAACGGGCTCGCGTTCACCGCCGACGGGGCGCAGGCCTACTTCATCGACAGCACGACCCTGGCGGTGGATCGGCTCGTCCTCGGCGACGACGGCTCGGTCGAGTCGCGCCAGGTCTGGGCGACGGTGAAGGAAGGGTCGGGACTTCCCGACGGCTTGACCCTCGACGACGCCGGGGGAGTGTGGGTTGCGCTCTTCGGCGGTGGCACCGTGCTGAGGTTCGATGCCGGCGGCGAACTGGACACCATCGTCCGCCTTCCGGTCTCCCAGCCCACGGCGTGTTCCTTCCTGGGCACCACCGGGCGGCTCTTGATCACGACGTCCCGGTACGGGCTCGCCACCGATGCCGAGCTCCCGGCCGGCTCGCTCTTCGCCGTCGAGACCCCGCACCGCGGGCTGGCCCCCCACCCGTTCGGCTCGCGCTGA
- a CDS encoding mandelate racemase, producing the protein MKITDVEIRTCGVTELSSAERGKLRGHHTPDVVVITLTTDEGLSGTAFGFGGLDAKICAPSFEAVKPFIIGRDPMAREKNFQDFQFFDRRWNVLPIWVWGPFDVACWDIAGQAAGLPIYQLLGAARERVPVYASSMFLETDQDYLDEALEVQRRGYRGYKLHPPGPAERDMALYTAVRELVGPDYALMTDPVATHSYAEAVRVGRHLESLGYLWFEEPICDHDMYTLQKLTATLDIPIAATEAIAGLHTSTASYIANRACDIVRADVSWRGGITGVMKIATLAEAFGMKCEIHTSIYEALEFGNLHCALAVSNSDFLELLYPVEDYSFGIRHGLPISDGYASAPELPGLGVEYDWDWIDDATIAKS; encoded by the coding sequence ATGAAGATCACCGACGTGGAGATCCGGACATGCGGGGTCACCGAACTGTCGTCGGCCGAGCGCGGCAAGCTCCGGGGGCACCACACCCCTGACGTCGTGGTGATCACGCTCACGACCGACGAGGGACTCAGCGGCACCGCGTTCGGGTTCGGCGGACTCGACGCCAAGATTTGCGCACCGTCCTTCGAGGCGGTCAAACCCTTCATCATCGGGCGCGACCCCATGGCGCGGGAGAAGAACTTCCAGGACTTCCAGTTCTTCGACCGGCGCTGGAACGTCCTCCCGATCTGGGTCTGGGGGCCATTCGACGTGGCGTGCTGGGACATCGCGGGCCAGGCTGCGGGCCTGCCCATCTACCAACTCCTGGGTGCGGCGCGCGAACGCGTCCCCGTCTATGCCAGCTCGATGTTCCTGGAGACCGACCAGGACTACCTCGATGAGGCGCTGGAGGTGCAGCGGCGCGGCTACCGGGGCTACAAGCTGCACCCGCCGGGGCCGGCCGAACGTGACATGGCCCTGTACACCGCAGTCCGGGAGCTGGTCGGCCCCGACTACGCACTCATGACCGACCCGGTGGCGACACACAGCTATGCGGAGGCGGTGCGGGTGGGGCGCCACCTCGAATCTCTCGGCTACCTGTGGTTCGAGGAGCCCATCTGCGATCACGACATGTACACGCTGCAGAAGCTGACCGCCACGTTGGACATCCCGATCGCGGCCACCGAGGCCATCGCCGGGCTCCACACCTCGACAGCCAGCTACATCGCCAACCGGGCGTGTGACATCGTGCGGGCCGACGTCTCTTGGCGGGGCGGCATCACCGGCGTCATGAAGATCGCCACGCTGGCCGAAGCCTTCGGGATGAAGTGCGAGATACACACGTCGATCTACGAGGCCCTGGAGTTCGGCAACCTGCACTGCGCCCTCGCCGTCTCGAACTCCGACTTCCTGGAGTTGCTCTACCCCGTCGAGGACTACTCGTTCGGCATCCGCCACGGCCTCCCCATCAGCGACGGGTATGCCTCAGCGCCCGAACTCCCGGGGCTGGGGGTGGAGTACGACTGGGACTGGATCGACGACGCCACCATCGCCAAGTCGTAG
- a CDS encoding RraA family protein produces the protein MPAHERFSVARLGELRALIGASLVCDALDDLGRRHQSLAPGCTPLVAGQVLMGYAFPTRVAPAEEIPEVPFVGLLAALDAIGPGEVWVGATGGFRGAALWGELLSTASIAAGAVGAVLDGYVRDVSVIRSLDFPVLCRGVDPRNINGRGEVVAHNVTVEVGGVAVAPGDLVVGDDDGVVIVPQALIDEAVGAAVAKTAGESRFRQAVREGMPPGEAFKHFGVL, from the coding sequence TTGCCTGCACATGAGAGATTCAGTGTCGCCAGGCTTGGCGAGTTGCGGGCCCTGATCGGCGCGTCGCTCGTCTGCGACGCTCTGGACGATCTGGGGCGGCGGCACCAGTCCTTGGCACCGGGCTGTACCCCGCTGGTGGCCGGTCAGGTGCTCATGGGCTACGCCTTCCCCACGCGGGTGGCGCCTGCCGAGGAGATTCCCGAGGTGCCGTTCGTGGGTCTGCTGGCGGCTCTCGACGCCATCGGACCGGGCGAGGTCTGGGTCGGCGCAACCGGCGGGTTCCGCGGAGCGGCCCTCTGGGGGGAGCTACTGTCCACCGCCTCCATCGCCGCCGGTGCCGTCGGCGCGGTGCTGGACGGTTACGTCCGCGACGTCAGCGTCATCCGCAGCCTCGACTTCCCGGTGCTGTGCCGCGGCGTGGACCCCCGCAACATCAACGGCAGGGGAGAGGTGGTGGCGCACAACGTGACCGTCGAGGTGGGCGGCGTCGCCGTGGCGCCCGGCGACCTCGTCGTGGGCGACGACGACGGGGTGGTTATCGTGCCGCAGGCGCTCATCGACGAGGCCGTTGGCGCGGCCGTGGCGAAGACCGCCGGCGAGAGCCGGTTCCGCCAGGCGGTGCGAGAGGGAATGCCACCCGGCGAGGCGTTCAAGCACTTCGGCGTGCTCTGA